In the Gossypium arboreum isolate Shixiya-1 chromosome 10, ASM2569848v2, whole genome shotgun sequence genome, one interval contains:
- the LOC108488569 gene encoding dof zinc finger protein DOF3.1: protein MQDPTGFHQMKAPAFQEQEQQQLKCPRCDSTNTKFCYYNNYNLSQPRHFCKNCRRYWTKGGALRNIPVGGGTRKGTKRSSSSTNKPKRQPNPSPDPTPNQKIPDPSPPPPKSSSSSMFPQQIVLNSGAQNSDSDIDSTRMYLLPVDHQDGKMMDIGGSFSSLLASTGQFGNLLEGFNSNGSGLKTLNHFGGNFDSGCEMDQNSGRDPLFGESSKNGESYLDVQGGRDTSCWSGDSNGWPDLSIYTPGSSLRR, encoded by the coding sequence ATGCAAGACCCAACGGGCTTTCACCAAATGAAAGCGCCGGCTTTTCAAGAGCAAGAGCAGCAGCAGCTGAAATGCCCCCGCTGTGACTCAACCAACACCAAATTCTGTTACTACAACAACTATAACTTGTCTCAGCCCCGCCATTTCTGCAAGAACTGCCGCCGTTACTGGACTAAAGGCGGCGCCCTCCGTAACATACCCGTCGGTGGCGGCACCCGTAAGGGCACCAAACGCTCCTCCTCCTCCACCAACAAACCTAAGCGCCAACCCAACCCCTCTCCAGACCCCACCCCAAACCAAAAAATCCCTGATCCCTCTCCGCCGCCGCcgaaatcatcatcatcatcgatGTTTCCCCAGCAGATTGTTTTGAACTCGGGGGCTCAGAATTCGGACTCGGATATCGACTCGACCCGGATGTATCTGTTGCCGGTTGATCATCAAGATGGGAAGATGATGGATATCGGCGGGAGCTTCAGCTCGCTGTTGGCTTCGACTGGGCAGTTTGGAAACCTCCTAGAAGGGTTTAATTCAAATGGGTCGGGTTTAAAAACGCTGAATCATTTTGGAGGGAATTTCGATTCGGGTTGTGAAATGGATCAGAATTCGGGTCGGGACCCGCTATTCGGAGAGAGCAGTAAAAACGGAGAGAGTTATTTGGATGTACAGGGCGGTAGGGATACAAGTTGTTGGAGTGGCGATAGCAATGGCTGGCCAGATCTTTCTATTTACACTCCAGGTTCAAGTTTACGGAGATAG